In a single window of the Papaver somniferum cultivar HN1 chromosome 8, ASM357369v1, whole genome shotgun sequence genome:
- the LOC113303939 gene encoding pentatricopeptide repeat-containing protein At2g16880-like isoform X4 has translation MGYRPNLLTCNTLLHAYARYCLNMKLKEAVEMKNRMHDEFGCCPDNVTYNTIFSVYCAKGLISEARDLLVDMKSKGLEPNRRTFNIFVSGFCGVGWLEKAAETVELMIGSNYQPDDFTFNTLISGYCKEGRIGEAFKLLELMKSVKLLPDAVTYNALINGCLKWRTSMEAIKLFEEMCKKNVKPTVVTHNIIIKGFCEEEKLKEAREWVEKMEESGVGPDCITYNTLVNGYSKAGNMMEAYKTIDEMLRKGLRTDVVALNTFLHTLCNKGKLNEAYELLCTAPKKGYDLDEVSYGTLIMGYFKEENVDGALKLWDEMKKKKILPSVVTYNSVIGGLCKMGKIKQAMDKLNELSGSGLIPDAITYNTLIHGFCRERDVEKAFQFYNQMVAKSLKPDVITCNILLHALCKEEILDRAVKLFRTWVSREKAVDATTYNTLIMGLCRGGEIEDALDLLLEMKEKKQVPDHCTCYSIVSTLVQLGRTDEALNIISEMKEAGKIPNESSFTATQKLISQGQQQDKSEEEVACYSEDQESTSDITYTKQIDELCTEGKFKEANCVLEKMKQQGAAVSKSTYITLMKGLVTRRKRTSNVAR, from the exons ATGGGTTATAGGCCGAACCTTCTCACTTGCAACACATTGTTGCATGCTTATGCAA GATATTGCTTGAACATGAAACTAAAGGAGGCTGTAGAGATGAAAAATAGGATGCATGATGAGTTTGGATGTTGTCCTGATAATGTGACTTATAATACCATATTCAGTGTGTATTGTGCAAAGGGTTTGATAAGTGAGGCTAGGGATTTGCTTGTTGACATGAAAAGTAAAGGATTGGAGCCAAATAGAAGGACGTTTAATATTTTTGTAAGTGGTTTTTGTGGGGTTGGATGGTTAGAGAAAGCAGCAGAGACTGTTGAATTGATGATAGGGAGTAATTATCAGCCTGATGATTTTACGTTTAATACGTTGATAAGTGGGTATTGTAAGGAGGGTAGGATTGGCGAGGCGTTTAAGCTTCTTGAATTGATGAAGAGTGTGAAATTGTTACCTGATGCGGTTACTTATAATGCATTAATAAATGGTTGTCTTAAGTGGAGGACGAGTATGGAAGCAATCAAATTGTTTGAAGAAATGTGCAAAAAGAATGTGAAGCCAACTGTTGTTAcacataatattattatcaagGGGTTTTGTGAAGAGGAGAAATTGAAGGAAGCGAGGGAGTGGGTTGAGAAGATGGAAGAAAGTGGGGTTGGCCCAGATTGTATTACTTATAACACTTTGGTTAATGGATACAGCAAAGCGGGGAACATGATGGAAGCTTATAAGACAATAGATGAGATGCTTAGGAAAGGGTTAAGGACAGATGTTGTGGCTCTCAACACTTTCCTCCACACACTATGTAATAAAGGAAAACTGAATGAGGCATATGAGTTGCTTTGTACCGCCCCAAAGAAGGGTTATGATCTTGATGAGGTTAGCTATGGTACACTGATCATGGGCTACTTTAAGGAAGAAAATGTGGATGGGGCGTTGAAGCTTTgggatgaaatgaagaagaagaagatccttCCAAGTGTCGTTACCTACAATTCAGTTATTGGTGGGCTTTGCAAGATGGGCAAGATTAAACAGGCCATGGACAAGTTAAATGAACTGTCAGGTAGTGGGTTGATTCCTGATGCAATTACATACAACACATTGATTCATGGATTCTGCAGAGAAAGAGATGTGGAGAAAGCATTTCAGTTCTACAACCAAATGGTTGCTAAGTCGCTTAAGCCTGATGTTATTACGTGTAACATTCTTCTTCATGCACTCTGCAAAGAGGAGATACTAGATAGGGCTGTTAAACTCTTCCGCACATGGGTCTCGAGAGAAAAAGCTGTTGATGCCACCACCTATAATACACTGATTATGGGGCTTTGCAGAGGAGGGGAAATTGAAGATGCGTTGGATTTACTTCTGGAaatgaaagaaaagaaacaagtaCCTGACCATTGTACATGCTATAGTATCGTATCTACTCTTGTACAGTTAGGCCGAACTGACGAAGCCCTGAATATTATATCCGAGATGAAGGAAGCTGGAAAAATACCTAATGAATCTTCTTTCACTGCAACGCAGAAACTCATTTCCCAAGGACAGCAGCAAGATAAGTCTGAAGAAGAGGTAGCTTGTTACTCTGAAGATCAGGAGTCTACCAGTGATATAACATACACAAAACAGATTGATGAGCTATGTACAGAAGGGAAGTTTAAAGAAGCTAACTGTGTTTTGGAAAAAATGAAGCAACAAGGTGCTGCAGTAAGTAAATCCACCTATATTACCTTAATGAAAGGATTGGTTACGAGGAGAAAAAGGACGTCAAATGTAGCACGGTAG
- the LOC113303939 gene encoding pentatricopeptide repeat-containing protein At2g16880-like isoform X3 produces MGYRPNLLTCNTLLHAYASKKSTYSLSVCEYVFKDSIRLGVMPNVNTFNILIKGYCLNMKLKEAVEMKNRMHDEFGCCPDNVTYNTIFSVYCAKGLISEARDLLVDMKSKGLEPNRRTFNIFVSGFCGVGWLEKAAETVELMIGSNYQPDDFTFNTLISGYCKEGRIGEAFKLLELMKSVKLLPDAVTYNALINGCLKWRTSMEAIKLFEEMCKKNVKPTVVTHNIIIKGFCEEEKLKEAREWVEKMEESGVGPDCITYNTLVNGYSKAGNMMEAYKTIDEMLRKGLRTDVVALNTFLHTLCNKGKLNEAYELLCTAPKKGYDLDEVSYGTLIMGYFKEENVDGALKLWDEMKKKKILPSVVTYNSVIGGLCKMGKIKQAMDKLNELSGSGLIPDAITYNTLIHGFCRERDVEKAFQFYNQMVAKSLKPDVITCNILLHALCKEEILDRAVKLFRTWVSREKAVDATTYNTLIMGLCRGGEIEDALDLLLEMKEKKQVPDHCTCYSIVSTLVQLGRTDEALNIISEMKEAGKIPNESSFTATQKLISQGQQQDKSEEEVACYSEDQESTSDITYTKQIDELCTEGKFKEANCVLEKMKQQGAAVSKSTYITLMKGLVTRRKRTSNVAR; encoded by the coding sequence ATGGGTTATAGGCCGAACCTTCTCACTTGCAACACATTGTTGCATGCTTATGCAAGTAAGAAATCAACTTATTCTTTATCTGTTTGTGAATATGTTTTTAAGGATTCAATTAGACTTGGGGTTATGCCGAATGTCAATACTTTTAACATTTTGATTAAAGGATATTGCTTGAACATGAAACTAAAGGAGGCTGTAGAGATGAAAAATAGGATGCATGATGAGTTTGGATGTTGTCCTGATAATGTGACTTATAATACCATATTCAGTGTGTATTGTGCAAAGGGTTTGATAAGTGAGGCTAGGGATTTGCTTGTTGACATGAAAAGTAAAGGATTGGAGCCAAATAGAAGGACGTTTAATATTTTTGTAAGTGGTTTTTGTGGGGTTGGATGGTTAGAGAAAGCAGCAGAGACTGTTGAATTGATGATAGGGAGTAATTATCAGCCTGATGATTTTACGTTTAATACGTTGATAAGTGGGTATTGTAAGGAGGGTAGGATTGGCGAGGCGTTTAAGCTTCTTGAATTGATGAAGAGTGTGAAATTGTTACCTGATGCGGTTACTTATAATGCATTAATAAATGGTTGTCTTAAGTGGAGGACGAGTATGGAAGCAATCAAATTGTTTGAAGAAATGTGCAAAAAGAATGTGAAGCCAACTGTTGTTAcacataatattattatcaagGGGTTTTGTGAAGAGGAGAAATTGAAGGAAGCGAGGGAGTGGGTTGAGAAGATGGAAGAAAGTGGGGTTGGCCCAGATTGTATTACTTATAACACTTTGGTTAATGGATACAGCAAAGCGGGGAACATGATGGAAGCTTATAAGACAATAGATGAGATGCTTAGGAAAGGGTTAAGGACAGATGTTGTGGCTCTCAACACTTTCCTCCACACACTATGTAATAAAGGAAAACTGAATGAGGCATATGAGTTGCTTTGTACCGCCCCAAAGAAGGGTTATGATCTTGATGAGGTTAGCTATGGTACACTGATCATGGGCTACTTTAAGGAAGAAAATGTGGATGGGGCGTTGAAGCTTTgggatgaaatgaagaagaagaagatccttCCAAGTGTCGTTACCTACAATTCAGTTATTGGTGGGCTTTGCAAGATGGGCAAGATTAAACAGGCCATGGACAAGTTAAATGAACTGTCAGGTAGTGGGTTGATTCCTGATGCAATTACATACAACACATTGATTCATGGATTCTGCAGAGAAAGAGATGTGGAGAAAGCATTTCAGTTCTACAACCAAATGGTTGCTAAGTCGCTTAAGCCTGATGTTATTACGTGTAACATTCTTCTTCATGCACTCTGCAAAGAGGAGATACTAGATAGGGCTGTTAAACTCTTCCGCACATGGGTCTCGAGAGAAAAAGCTGTTGATGCCACCACCTATAATACACTGATTATGGGGCTTTGCAGAGGAGGGGAAATTGAAGATGCGTTGGATTTACTTCTGGAaatgaaagaaaagaaacaagtaCCTGACCATTGTACATGCTATAGTATCGTATCTACTCTTGTACAGTTAGGCCGAACTGACGAAGCCCTGAATATTATATCCGAGATGAAGGAAGCTGGAAAAATACCTAATGAATCTTCTTTCACTGCAACGCAGAAACTCATTTCCCAAGGACAGCAGCAAGATAAGTCTGAAGAAGAGGTAGCTTGTTACTCTGAAGATCAGGAGTCTACCAGTGATATAACATACACAAAACAGATTGATGAGCTATGTACAGAAGGGAAGTTTAAAGAAGCTAACTGTGTTTTGGAAAAAATGAAGCAACAAGGTGCTGCAGTAAGTAAATCCACCTATATTACCTTAATGAAAGGATTGGTTACGAGGAGAAAAAGGACGTCAAATGTAGCACGGTAG
- the LOC113303939 gene encoding pentatricopeptide repeat-containing protein At2g16880-like isoform X2, which translates to MEPPPPINESKLIQNIITVLTSSPQTEPQQLKLMNQYIPNLKPSLIQSVLSSPPLSTKPNTLLTFFKWCQSHLPDFPQPINTLPCLLTIIPPLIRFKKFSDVKSLLVSFISKDRNLLLDSLLNAKSAYPPPSKELLDTAIGAYVQQKRSDLALQVFNKLRRMGYRPNLLTCNTLLHAYARYCLNMKLKEAVEMKNRMHDEFGCCPDNVTYNTIFSVYCAKGLISEARDLLVDMKSKGLEPNRRTFNIFVSGFCGVGWLEKAAETVELMIGSNYQPDDFTFNTLISGYCKEGRIGEAFKLLELMKSVKLLPDAVTYNALINGCLKWRTSMEAIKLFEEMCKKNVKPTVVTHNIIIKGFCEEEKLKEAREWVEKMEESGVGPDCITYNTLVNGYSKAGNMMEAYKTIDEMLRKGLRTDVVALNTFLHTLCNKGKLNEAYELLCTAPKKGYDLDEVSYGTLIMGYFKEENVDGALKLWDEMKKKKILPSVVTYNSVIGGLCKMGKIKQAMDKLNELSGSGLIPDAITYNTLIHGFCRERDVEKAFQFYNQMVAKSLKPDVITCNILLHALCKEEILDRAVKLFRTWVSREKAVDATTYNTLIMGLCRGGEIEDALDLLLEMKEKKQVPDHCTCYSIVSTLVQLGRTDEALNIISEMKEAGKIPNESSFTATQKLISQGQQQDKSEEEVACYSEDQESTSDITYTKQIDELCTEGKFKEANCVLEKMKQQGAAVSKSTYITLMKGLVTRRKRTSNVAR; encoded by the exons AtggaaccaccaccaccaataaaTGAATCAAAACTGATTCAAAACATAATCACCGTTCTAACTTCATCTCCTCAAACTGAACCCCAACAACTTAAACTCATGAATCAATACATACCAAACTTAAAACCATCATTAATCCAATCAGTACTCTCATCACCACCCCTTTCAACAAAACCCAATACCCTTCTCACATTCTTCAAATGGTGTCAATCTCATCTCCCAGATTTCCCACAACCCATAAACACTCTTCCTTGTTTACTCACCATAATTCCTCCACTCATTCGTTTCAAGAAATTCTCAGATGTTAAATCATTACTTGTTTCTTTCATATCTAAAGACCGTAACCTCCTTCTTGATTCTCTTCTTAATGCAAAGAGTGCTTATCCTCCTCCCTCTAAAGAGTTATTAGATACTGCCATTGGAGCTTATGTTCAGCAGAAAAGGTCTGACCTTGCTCTTCAGGTATTCAACAAGCTTAGGCGAATGGGTTATAGGCCGAACCTTCTCACTTGCAACACATTGTTGCATGCTTATGCAA GATATTGCTTGAACATGAAACTAAAGGAGGCTGTAGAGATGAAAAATAGGATGCATGATGAGTTTGGATGTTGTCCTGATAATGTGACTTATAATACCATATTCAGTGTGTATTGTGCAAAGGGTTTGATAAGTGAGGCTAGGGATTTGCTTGTTGACATGAAAAGTAAAGGATTGGAGCCAAATAGAAGGACGTTTAATATTTTTGTAAGTGGTTTTTGTGGGGTTGGATGGTTAGAGAAAGCAGCAGAGACTGTTGAATTGATGATAGGGAGTAATTATCAGCCTGATGATTTTACGTTTAATACGTTGATAAGTGGGTATTGTAAGGAGGGTAGGATTGGCGAGGCGTTTAAGCTTCTTGAATTGATGAAGAGTGTGAAATTGTTACCTGATGCGGTTACTTATAATGCATTAATAAATGGTTGTCTTAAGTGGAGGACGAGTATGGAAGCAATCAAATTGTTTGAAGAAATGTGCAAAAAGAATGTGAAGCCAACTGTTGTTAcacataatattattatcaagGGGTTTTGTGAAGAGGAGAAATTGAAGGAAGCGAGGGAGTGGGTTGAGAAGATGGAAGAAAGTGGGGTTGGCCCAGATTGTATTACTTATAACACTTTGGTTAATGGATACAGCAAAGCGGGGAACATGATGGAAGCTTATAAGACAATAGATGAGATGCTTAGGAAAGGGTTAAGGACAGATGTTGTGGCTCTCAACACTTTCCTCCACACACTATGTAATAAAGGAAAACTGAATGAGGCATATGAGTTGCTTTGTACCGCCCCAAAGAAGGGTTATGATCTTGATGAGGTTAGCTATGGTACACTGATCATGGGCTACTTTAAGGAAGAAAATGTGGATGGGGCGTTGAAGCTTTgggatgaaatgaagaagaagaagatccttCCAAGTGTCGTTACCTACAATTCAGTTATTGGTGGGCTTTGCAAGATGGGCAAGATTAAACAGGCCATGGACAAGTTAAATGAACTGTCAGGTAGTGGGTTGATTCCTGATGCAATTACATACAACACATTGATTCATGGATTCTGCAGAGAAAGAGATGTGGAGAAAGCATTTCAGTTCTACAACCAAATGGTTGCTAAGTCGCTTAAGCCTGATGTTATTACGTGTAACATTCTTCTTCATGCACTCTGCAAAGAGGAGATACTAGATAGGGCTGTTAAACTCTTCCGCACATGGGTCTCGAGAGAAAAAGCTGTTGATGCCACCACCTATAATACACTGATTATGGGGCTTTGCAGAGGAGGGGAAATTGAAGATGCGTTGGATTTACTTCTGGAaatgaaagaaaagaaacaagtaCCTGACCATTGTACATGCTATAGTATCGTATCTACTCTTGTACAGTTAGGCCGAACTGACGAAGCCCTGAATATTATATCCGAGATGAAGGAAGCTGGAAAAATACCTAATGAATCTTCTTTCACTGCAACGCAGAAACTCATTTCCCAAGGACAGCAGCAAGATAAGTCTGAAGAAGAGGTAGCTTGTTACTCTGAAGATCAGGAGTCTACCAGTGATATAACATACACAAAACAGATTGATGAGCTATGTACAGAAGGGAAGTTTAAAGAAGCTAACTGTGTTTTGGAAAAAATGAAGCAACAAGGTGCTGCAGTAAGTAAATCCACCTATATTACCTTAATGAAAGGATTGGTTACGAGGAGAAAAAGGACGTCAAATGTAGCACGGTAG
- the LOC113303938 gene encoding GDSL esterase/lipase 7-like: MAVSIESSYFFMPLHLFLCLTIFVGNSSCSAIAPAIYVFGDSLLDSGNNNFLQTQTKGNYTPYGVDFPGRPTGRFTNGATGGDFIATFLGLPYPPAYLSLSEARRRITTTGINYASSGSGILPESGTALGDILSMDEQIEYFKNTVKNDLPRIYRFRAILSYALSRSIFVISTGSNDYLNNYLQPQFYNRSQTYPPQQFANLLLNTLEQQLTTIYDLGGRKFLVYGLGALGCLPIVIAGANPKPTTVCVEDVNNLINIYNNGFPAMLQRLGSKLRGSTFVRADLFTLGYTQFQDPVKFGYTDGRTPCCNFGIFGTCIPGQQPCNDRDNRLFYDAIHPAQIVNHRFARDCFFGNSALCTPINIQQLALKL; this comes from the exons ATGGCGGTTTCGATAGAGTCATCTTACTTCTTCATGCCTCTCCATCTCTTTCTTTGTTTAACGATCTTTGTAGGAAATTCATCATGCAGTGCAATTGCACCAGCTATATACGTTTTCGGCGACTCGCTCCTGGACAGTGGAAATAACAATTTCCTACAGACTCAAACTAAAGGAAATTATACGCCTTATGGAGTTGATTTTCCCGGCAGACCAACCGGCAGATTTACAAATGGTGCTACCGGAGGAGATTTCATAG CAACATTTCTCGGCTTACCTTATCCGCCAGCATATTTGAGTCTGTCTGAGGCGAGGAGGAGAATCACAACCACTGGTATCAACTATGCCTCGAGTGGCTCAGGAATTCTTCCCGAGTCAGGAACTGCACTG GGAGACATCTTATCTATGGATGAGCAAATCGAGTACTTCAAAAACACAGTGAAAAACGATTTGCCTAGAATTTACAGATTCCGGGCAATCCTCTCCTATGCATTGTCTAGGTCCATCTTCGTTATTTCAACAGGTAGTAATGACTATCTCAACAACTACTTACAACCTCAATTCTACAACAGAAGCCAAACTTATCCTCCTCAGCAGTTTGCTAATCTCCTCTTAAACACTCTGGAACAACAATTGACG ACTATATATGATTTAGGAGGGAGAAAATTCCTAGTTTACGGTTTAGGTGCTCTGGGATGTTTGCCAATTGTGATAGCTGGAGCTAATCCGAAGCCAACAACTGTATGTGTAGAAGATGTAAACAATTTGATTAACATTTACAACAATGGATTTCCGGCTATGTTACAACGACTTGGTTCAAAATTACGAGGCTCTACTTTCGTCCGAGCCGATCTTTTCACACTAGGTTATACTCAATTCCAAGATCCTGTTAAATTCG GATATACCGATGGAAGAACTCCGTGCTGTAATTTTGGAATATTTGGAACGTGCATACCTGGACAACAACCATGCAATGACAGAGATAATCGTCTTTTCTATGATGCGATTCACCCAGCTCAAATAGTCAACCACCGATTTGCAAGAGACTGCTTCTTCGGTAACTCAGCGTTGTGTACCCCGATCAACATTCAACAATTAGCATTGAAGTTATGA
- the LOC113303939 gene encoding pentatricopeptide repeat-containing protein At2g16880-like isoform X1: MEPPPPINESKLIQNIITVLTSSPQTEPQQLKLMNQYIPNLKPSLIQSVLSSPPLSTKPNTLLTFFKWCQSHLPDFPQPINTLPCLLTIIPPLIRFKKFSDVKSLLVSFISKDRNLLLDSLLNAKSAYPPPSKELLDTAIGAYVQQKRSDLALQVFNKLRRMGYRPNLLTCNTLLHAYASKKSTYSLSVCEYVFKDSIRLGVMPNVNTFNILIKGYCLNMKLKEAVEMKNRMHDEFGCCPDNVTYNTIFSVYCAKGLISEARDLLVDMKSKGLEPNRRTFNIFVSGFCGVGWLEKAAETVELMIGSNYQPDDFTFNTLISGYCKEGRIGEAFKLLELMKSVKLLPDAVTYNALINGCLKWRTSMEAIKLFEEMCKKNVKPTVVTHNIIIKGFCEEEKLKEAREWVEKMEESGVGPDCITYNTLVNGYSKAGNMMEAYKTIDEMLRKGLRTDVVALNTFLHTLCNKGKLNEAYELLCTAPKKGYDLDEVSYGTLIMGYFKEENVDGALKLWDEMKKKKILPSVVTYNSVIGGLCKMGKIKQAMDKLNELSGSGLIPDAITYNTLIHGFCRERDVEKAFQFYNQMVAKSLKPDVITCNILLHALCKEEILDRAVKLFRTWVSREKAVDATTYNTLIMGLCRGGEIEDALDLLLEMKEKKQVPDHCTCYSIVSTLVQLGRTDEALNIISEMKEAGKIPNESSFTATQKLISQGQQQDKSEEEVACYSEDQESTSDITYTKQIDELCTEGKFKEANCVLEKMKQQGAAVSKSTYITLMKGLVTRRKRTSNVAR, from the coding sequence AtggaaccaccaccaccaataaaTGAATCAAAACTGATTCAAAACATAATCACCGTTCTAACTTCATCTCCTCAAACTGAACCCCAACAACTTAAACTCATGAATCAATACATACCAAACTTAAAACCATCATTAATCCAATCAGTACTCTCATCACCACCCCTTTCAACAAAACCCAATACCCTTCTCACATTCTTCAAATGGTGTCAATCTCATCTCCCAGATTTCCCACAACCCATAAACACTCTTCCTTGTTTACTCACCATAATTCCTCCACTCATTCGTTTCAAGAAATTCTCAGATGTTAAATCATTACTTGTTTCTTTCATATCTAAAGACCGTAACCTCCTTCTTGATTCTCTTCTTAATGCAAAGAGTGCTTATCCTCCTCCCTCTAAAGAGTTATTAGATACTGCCATTGGAGCTTATGTTCAGCAGAAAAGGTCTGACCTTGCTCTTCAGGTATTCAACAAGCTTAGGCGAATGGGTTATAGGCCGAACCTTCTCACTTGCAACACATTGTTGCATGCTTATGCAAGTAAGAAATCAACTTATTCTTTATCTGTTTGTGAATATGTTTTTAAGGATTCAATTAGACTTGGGGTTATGCCGAATGTCAATACTTTTAACATTTTGATTAAAGGATATTGCTTGAACATGAAACTAAAGGAGGCTGTAGAGATGAAAAATAGGATGCATGATGAGTTTGGATGTTGTCCTGATAATGTGACTTATAATACCATATTCAGTGTGTATTGTGCAAAGGGTTTGATAAGTGAGGCTAGGGATTTGCTTGTTGACATGAAAAGTAAAGGATTGGAGCCAAATAGAAGGACGTTTAATATTTTTGTAAGTGGTTTTTGTGGGGTTGGATGGTTAGAGAAAGCAGCAGAGACTGTTGAATTGATGATAGGGAGTAATTATCAGCCTGATGATTTTACGTTTAATACGTTGATAAGTGGGTATTGTAAGGAGGGTAGGATTGGCGAGGCGTTTAAGCTTCTTGAATTGATGAAGAGTGTGAAATTGTTACCTGATGCGGTTACTTATAATGCATTAATAAATGGTTGTCTTAAGTGGAGGACGAGTATGGAAGCAATCAAATTGTTTGAAGAAATGTGCAAAAAGAATGTGAAGCCAACTGTTGTTAcacataatattattatcaagGGGTTTTGTGAAGAGGAGAAATTGAAGGAAGCGAGGGAGTGGGTTGAGAAGATGGAAGAAAGTGGGGTTGGCCCAGATTGTATTACTTATAACACTTTGGTTAATGGATACAGCAAAGCGGGGAACATGATGGAAGCTTATAAGACAATAGATGAGATGCTTAGGAAAGGGTTAAGGACAGATGTTGTGGCTCTCAACACTTTCCTCCACACACTATGTAATAAAGGAAAACTGAATGAGGCATATGAGTTGCTTTGTACCGCCCCAAAGAAGGGTTATGATCTTGATGAGGTTAGCTATGGTACACTGATCATGGGCTACTTTAAGGAAGAAAATGTGGATGGGGCGTTGAAGCTTTgggatgaaatgaagaagaagaagatccttCCAAGTGTCGTTACCTACAATTCAGTTATTGGTGGGCTTTGCAAGATGGGCAAGATTAAACAGGCCATGGACAAGTTAAATGAACTGTCAGGTAGTGGGTTGATTCCTGATGCAATTACATACAACACATTGATTCATGGATTCTGCAGAGAAAGAGATGTGGAGAAAGCATTTCAGTTCTACAACCAAATGGTTGCTAAGTCGCTTAAGCCTGATGTTATTACGTGTAACATTCTTCTTCATGCACTCTGCAAAGAGGAGATACTAGATAGGGCTGTTAAACTCTTCCGCACATGGGTCTCGAGAGAAAAAGCTGTTGATGCCACCACCTATAATACACTGATTATGGGGCTTTGCAGAGGAGGGGAAATTGAAGATGCGTTGGATTTACTTCTGGAaatgaaagaaaagaaacaagtaCCTGACCATTGTACATGCTATAGTATCGTATCTACTCTTGTACAGTTAGGCCGAACTGACGAAGCCCTGAATATTATATCCGAGATGAAGGAAGCTGGAAAAATACCTAATGAATCTTCTTTCACTGCAACGCAGAAACTCATTTCCCAAGGACAGCAGCAAGATAAGTCTGAAGAAGAGGTAGCTTGTTACTCTGAAGATCAGGAGTCTACCAGTGATATAACATACACAAAACAGATTGATGAGCTATGTACAGAAGGGAAGTTTAAAGAAGCTAACTGTGTTTTGGAAAAAATGAAGCAACAAGGTGCTGCAGTAAGTAAATCCACCTATATTACCTTAATGAAAGGATTGGTTACGAGGAGAAAAAGGACGTCAAATGTAGCACGGTAG